A genomic segment from Methanomicrobia archaeon encodes:
- a CDS encoding nickel-dependent hydrogenase large subunit yields MGFLDKLKGGGAKEAAAAPAAAPAAAPGPGGKREITIEPITRIEGHLGVHATLDTGAKKVTDAYAYSPMFRGFEIILVGREPSEAVMITQRACGVCPVPHGFASVNAVDQAYGVTPPPMGVVLRDFVHGAEQLYDSEVGVLNLEGPDYSEVAVKKFNPDWWGEAQNTKAERSDVHGFATVADIMTALNPLAGELYLRSLLVQKAGHNMAAIFGGKHPHVHSFVPGGIAKINLSASDIESYLTLLMRHVAFTKELVTATDDLLNFVLAQGYEDVGARDINLLAVGSYNDPEAYSADYEGMTELGRKRMVSPGVMLNGEVVTTDLVEINAGVREFIGRGWYSSDWAQEIETDPAGNKIEYEHPWNKRTLPEPGEYGKWGSKYTWVTSPRWKNWKGDGKNNVLELGPLARMWVTAKVGLVPESTGSSLKFELPAAVIPGFKFADKMEFEWKIPAKPNTVERVRARAYYNAYSAYCVTSLVMKALELMKAGKTQVWTPYEKPKEGIGFGAVEAMRGSCLHWCVMKDGVISNYQYHAPSTWNASGRDPEEQPGAYEQALIQSPITEAGDPAAWKGVDIVRTIRSFDPCLGCAVAVHIGDKVVKHELLPFATPE; encoded by the coding sequence ATGGGATTCTTAGATAAGCTAAAAGGCGGCGGCGCGAAAGAGGCGGCAGCAGCACCGGCAGCAGCACCGGCAGCAGCGCCCGGACCCGGCGGAAAGCGGGAGATAACGATTGAGCCGATAACGCGGATTGAGGGGCATTTGGGTGTTCATGCGACGTTAGACACCGGTGCTAAAAAGGTCACCGACGCATATGCTTACAGCCCGATGTTCAGAGGTTTTGAAATAATCCTGGTGGGAAGAGAGCCGTCCGAAGCGGTTATGATTACCCAGCGGGCTTGTGGCGTCTGTCCCGTACCTCATGGTTTCGCATCGGTAAACGCCGTTGATCAGGCATACGGGGTGACTCCACCGCCAATGGGTGTCGTTCTTAGAGATTTCGTTCATGGCGCAGAGCAGTTATATGATTCTGAAGTTGGTGTGCTGAACCTTGAAGGACCGGACTACAGCGAGGTAGCGGTGAAGAAGTTCAATCCCGATTGGTGGGGCGAGGCACAGAATACGAAGGCGGAACGGAGCGATGTTCACGGCTTTGCGACCGTCGCGGATATAATGACCGCATTGAACCCCCTGGCTGGCGAGCTGTATCTCAGGTCGCTTTTAGTCCAGAAAGCAGGACACAATATGGCTGCGATCTTTGGTGGAAAGCATCCGCACGTTCATTCCTTTGTTCCGGGCGGAATCGCGAAGATAAACCTCTCGGCATCGGACATTGAGTCGTACCTCACGTTACTCATGCGGCACGTTGCCTTTACGAAGGAGCTGGTAACCGCTACGGACGATCTTCTGAATTTCGTGCTGGCGCAGGGTTATGAGGACGTCGGAGCGCGGGATATCAATCTCCTCGCTGTTGGCAGTTACAACGATCCCGAAGCGTATTCCGCGGATTACGAAGGGATGACCGAGTTGGGACGTAAGCGAATGGTATCTCCAGGAGTGATGCTCAATGGCGAGGTGGTTACAACGGACCTCGTGGAGATCAATGCCGGCGTGCGAGAATTCATCGGCCGCGGCTGGTACTCGAGTGATTGGGCACAAGAAATCGAAACCGATCCTGCAGGGAATAAGATCGAGTACGAGCATCCGTGGAACAAGCGCACGCTTCCAGAGCCCGGCGAGTACGGCAAGTGGGGGTCCAAGTACACCTGGGTTACGTCGCCACGGTGGAAGAACTGGAAGGGCGATGGCAAGAACAATGTTCTCGAACTCGGTCCGCTTGCGCGAATGTGGGTGACCGCGAAGGTCGGCCTTGTGCCGGAATCCACGGGATCGAGCCTCAAGTTCGAACTGCCAGCAGCCGTAATACCTGGTTTCAAGTTTGCGGATAAGATGGAGTTCGAGTGGAAGATCCCGGCGAAGCCGAATACCGTAGAGAGAGTTAGAGCACGGGCATATTATAATGCCTATTCCGCATACTGCGTGACAAGTCTGGTGATGAAAGCGTTGGAACTCATGAAGGCGGGTAAAACTCAAGTCTGGACGCCATACGAGAAACCAAAAGAAGGCATCGGCTTTGGTGCAGTTGAAGCGATGCGTGGCTCGTGCCTGCACTGGTGCGTCATGAAGGATGGTGTCATTAGCAACTATCAATATCACGCGCCATCGACCTGGAACGCGTCGGGTAGGGATCCAGAAGAGCAGCCAGGAGCGTACGAACAGGCACTTATCCAGTCGCCGATCACGGAAGCGGGAGATCCTGCAGCATGGAAAGGCGTCGATATCGTCAGGACGATCCGAAGCTTCGATCCGTGCTTAGGCTGTGCAGTCGCCGTGCATATAGGCGACAAAGTAGTAAAGCACGAGCTGCTACCGTTCGCTACGCCGGAGTGA
- a CDS encoding helix-turn-helix domain-containing protein, whose translation MNELEKIFGRNAQLVVLEYLIRNRETITYLSGIAAATGLSHSSVARVIEPLLQLGIVKEDTLGKQIRTFRLNEDNEVLKLLIRFFDDLDALITV comes from the coding sequence ATGAACGAACTTGAGAAAATCTTCGGAAGGAACGCGCAGCTTGTCGTTCTGGAGTATCTGATACGAAATCGTGAGACGATAACGTATCTCTCCGGCATTGCAGCGGCTACTGGACTTTCCCATTCCAGTGTCGCACGCGTCATCGAGCCGCTTTTACAATTGGGCATCGTGAAAGAGGACACGCTCGGCAAGCAAATACGGACGTTCAGATTGAATGAGGATAATGAAGTGCTCAAGCTCTTAATACGGTTCTTTGATGATTTGGATGCGTTAATTACAGTATGA
- a CDS encoding hydrogenase maturation protease, producing the protein MAQIFVAGIGNKYMGDDGFGPRVIEELLTRELPENVEALDVGLCGITLAPDLGDYDHIIFADAVNTGGKLGTIYRVEIKADEVEALKPEGPNPFNISIHEARLEELLSFAKTIGTLPPTIVVVGCEVHDAQLGEEMSPEVATAIRSAVDIILDELRQDRST; encoded by the coding sequence ATGGCACAAATTTTTGTGGCTGGTATCGGGAACAAATATATGGGTGACGACGGCTTCGGCCCCCGGGTCATCGAAGAGCTACTGACGAGAGAGCTGCCCGAGAACGTGGAGGCGCTGGATGTCGGACTCTGCGGCATAACTCTGGCACCTGACCTCGGTGACTACGATCATATAATCTTTGCTGACGCTGTTAATACTGGTGGCAAGCTTGGCACAATCTATCGCGTGGAAATCAAAGCGGATGAGGTGGAAGCACTAAAGCCCGAAGGTCCGAATCCGTTCAACATCAGCATCCACGAAGCTCGGTTAGAAGAGCTCCTCAGCTTCGCTAAGACTATCGGCACGCTTCCTCCCACCATTGTTGTTGTCGGTTGCGAAGTTCATGACGCCCAGCTGGGCGAAGAAATGAGCCCGGAAGTCGCAACGGCGATCCGTAGCGCGGTCGATATCATTCTGGATGAATTACGGCAAGACCGCTCAACCTGA
- a CDS encoding hydrogenase expression protein HypE, producing the protein MGLEEINIIWLEGQDCAGDTITIKQASNPTLIDVLTGAIPGLGGLKLAYHPTLMFEWGDDATQILVDAMEGKYDPFVLILEGSIPDESKAGDGVFCVIGEHDGKLLKLSDVIDSLAQRCAAAVAIGTCAAYGGIPSGNPNPTGAQGLLDYLGKEWTGGLGLPIICIPGCPPRPDNIIQILGQAVLAARGLAPLPELDEWHRPVAFYGYTMHELCPICGFYAEGTDAHAFGDTGCLGALGCKGIITNCNNTTWADGYGGCTGTGVPCFGCTHPDFPDAPTSPFFAKAPAMPFIIENMKGMLAHAEMGFERFKPVLEALLPLVPEFIEDLDRQMEEAKDKGRKI; encoded by the coding sequence ATGGGCCTTGAAGAGATAAACATAATATGGCTTGAAGGGCAAGACTGTGCTGGTGATACCATCACTATCAAGCAGGCAAGCAATCCCACGCTCATTGATGTGCTAACCGGAGCTATTCCAGGGCTTGGAGGGTTAAAACTTGCTTACCATCCCACCTTGATGTTCGAGTGGGGCGACGATGCGACGCAGATCCTCGTTGATGCTATGGAAGGTAAGTATGACCCCTTTGTACTGATCCTTGAGGGATCGATCCCGGATGAGTCAAAGGCAGGGGATGGCGTCTTCTGTGTCATCGGGGAGCACGATGGGAAATTACTCAAGCTGAGCGATGTGATTGATAGCCTCGCACAGCGGTGTGCAGCTGCGGTTGCGATTGGCACGTGTGCCGCGTATGGTGGAATCCCCAGCGGGAATCCGAACCCAACGGGAGCGCAGGGACTTCTGGACTACTTAGGGAAAGAGTGGACTGGCGGCTTGGGACTTCCAATCATCTGTATACCGGGTTGTCCACCACGACCTGATAACATAATACAGATCCTGGGTCAAGCGGTCCTCGCGGCGCGAGGATTGGCACCACTGCCGGAGCTTGACGAGTGGCACCGACCTGTAGCTTTCTACGGTTACACAATGCACGAACTCTGTCCGATCTGTGGATTCTACGCAGAGGGCACGGATGCACATGCGTTCGGGGATACCGGCTGTCTCGGTGCACTGGGCTGCAAGGGTATCATCACGAACTGCAACAATACGACGTGGGCAGACGGCTACGGCGGCTGTACGGGAACAGGAGTACCCTGTTTTGGCTGTACTCATCCCGATTTCCCGGATGCGCCAACGTCACCATTCTTCGCGAAAGCGCCTGCGATGCCATTTATCATTGAGAACATGAAAGGCATGCTTGCACACGCGGAGATGGGATTCGAGCGATTTAAGCCAGTACTCGAAGCGCTCCTACCGCTGGTACCGGAATTCATAGAGGATCTGGACAGGCAGATGGAAGAAGCGAAGGACAAAGGGAGGAAGATATAA
- a CDS encoding GTP cyclohydrolase I FolE2 — translation MKNVTSDLPDVQASSPDIKINLTRVGVTNVKKLVEVARAGGRRPVVLISDFHMFVDLPSDIKGANMSRNLEAMYEVLDEAVNSTVYDVEDLCSEVAKRLLDRHPYASTAEVGMTSEYVLMRKTPVMRISCQEPAIIFAEAIAYRTPERESGMQIKRIIGAEIVGMTACPCAQELMRERAADELKKRGMSEEDMKTFLDSIPLATHNQRGRGIISIEVEDDFRIPLDRIIEIIERSMSAKTYEILKRPDEARVVEIAHQKPMFVEDCVREMAKRVVETFGYLPDDSVINIKQINEESIHQHNAVAERVASIGDLRKELSEGTYR, via the coding sequence ATGAAAAACGTGACGTCAGATCTGCCAGATGTACAAGCAAGCAGTCCAGATATAAAGATCAACCTGACGAGAGTGGGTGTGACGAACGTGAAGAAGCTGGTAGAGGTCGCGCGAGCCGGAGGGAGGAGGCCTGTAGTGCTGATATCGGATTTTCATATGTTCGTGGACCTCCCGAGTGATATAAAAGGGGCGAACATGTCGAGGAACCTGGAAGCGATGTACGAAGTGCTGGACGAAGCGGTGAACTCGACGGTATACGATGTGGAGGACCTGTGCAGTGAAGTGGCAAAGCGTTTACTCGATCGTCACCCGTACGCCTCGACGGCAGAGGTGGGCATGACAAGCGAGTATGTGCTGATGAGAAAGACGCCGGTGATGCGGATCTCGTGCCAGGAGCCTGCGATAATATTCGCGGAGGCGATAGCGTATCGTACGCCGGAGCGCGAGAGCGGCATGCAGATAAAGAGGATAATAGGGGCTGAGATCGTGGGGATGACTGCCTGTCCGTGCGCGCAGGAACTCATGCGGGAACGAGCGGCGGACGAATTGAAGAAACGGGGGATGTCGGAAGAGGATATGAAGACGTTCCTGGACAGCATACCGCTGGCAACCCATAACCAACGCGGCAGGGGGATTATCTCGATAGAGGTGGAAGACGATTTCAGAATACCCCTCGATAGGATAATAGAGATAATAGAGCGGTCGATGAGCGCGAAGACGTACGAGATCTTGAAACGCCCGGACGAGGCACGCGTGGTGGAGATCGCGCATCAAAAGCCGATGTTCGTTGAAGATTGCGTCCGAGAGATGGCGAAGCGAGTGGTGGAGACGTTTGGCTACCTGCCGGACGATTCGGTGATTAATATAAAGCAGATAAACGAGGAGAGCATCCATCAGCACAATGCCGTTGCGGAACGCGTCGCTTCGATCGGTGATTTGCGGAAAGAGCTGAGCGAAGGTACGTACCGATAA